Proteins from one Fragaria vesca subsp. vesca linkage group LG6, FraVesHawaii_1.0, whole genome shotgun sequence genomic window:
- the LOC101297473 gene encoding probable ATP-dependent RNA helicase YTHDC2-like, whose amino-acid sequence MVRKRNKGGPARSPVISEEARTRLDDALQKFIDSKELQYIFGTELTTNERAYVHGQCLKLDLKSKSSGSGKTRRIRVFRRFRGEENVNAADIIPRVEFSEGSAEVLGDLFMRYPPGDGEGAEERMGEGCQNIQKALRKKDPLFCRTSMGRDEVVKKAEAHAKMKNSKITEDRLKLPMASYKDVVTSAVDSNQVVLISGETGCGKTTQVPQYLLDHMWGKGKPCKIVCTQPRRISAISVAERISYERGQSVGGDIGYKIRLESKGGKHSSVVFCTNGILLRILISSGGGRSKTDASNKETKRQDLSDITHIIMDEIHERDRHSDFMLAILRDMLPSHPHLHLILMSATVDAERFSQYFGGCPVIRVPGFTYPVKTFYLEDVLSILRSVENNHLENPALDTSTSAHDLSEEDKLALDEAISLAWSDDDFDPLLELVSTKGTYKVFDYQHSVTGLTPLMVFAGKGRLDYVCMLLSFGADCQLRAKDGTTALELAEQLDQLESARMLKEHMESALTNSMEQQNLLEKYLKYFNPENIDFILIEQLLTKICSDSKDGAILVFLPGWDDINKTRDRLLMNPYFRDPSKCVIIPLHSSVPAAEQKKVFSRPPSGCRKIVLSTNIAETAVTIDDVVYVIDTGRMKEKNYDPFNNVSTLQSSWVSKASAKQRQGRAGRCQPGICYHLYSKLRAATLSDFQVPEIRRMPIEELCLQVKLLDPDCKIDEFLNKTLDPPQSETIQNAISVLQDIGALSVEESLTELGEKLGSLPVHPLTSKMLFFAILMNCLDPALTLACAADYKDPFILPMESEEKEKALDAKAELCSLYGGHSDQLALIAAFDCWKIAQEQGRESRFCARYFVSGSTMHMLSGMRNQLQTELIRLGFIPEDVSRCSLNAHNPGIINAVLVAGLYPMLGRVLSTTKGGKRKGTFIEIPNGSNVRLHTRSTISKLEFNPRGGPPLVVYDEITRGDGGSSIRNCSVVGPLPVLLLAAEIAVAPANDDEGSDVDDNDHGSDEDAMEIDCKSGGQHEEKIMSLPDKSVMIIVDGWLYFQSKALDVAQIYCLRERLSAAILFKVTHAKEVLPPDLGESIYAIACVLSYDGQSGIPLQKSNQVPVSNGTVKLSDYPPSVPSPRVSRNRIRPSPSQVPVGKVNVKVKKKKAAELKQPLVQSAPRKPLPQATDAKLSNDPSIQSVPPPPGSNTTLPPPSQVPVPVGPVAGNKRKKRRNQAG is encoded by the exons ATGGTAAGAAAGAGGAATAAAGGGGGACCAGCCCGGTCCCCTGTGATTTCAGAAGAAGCCAGGACGCGATTAGATGACGCCCTCCAAAAGTTCATCGATTCCAAAGAACTAC AATACATATTTGGGACCGAGCTCACCACCAATGAACGGGCCTACGTGCACGGACAGTGCCTGAAATTGGATTTGAAATCCAAGAGCAGTGG GTCCGGTAAAACTCGGAGGATTCGGGTTTTCAGGCGGTTTAGGGGGGAGGAAAACGTCAATGCTGCGGACATAATCCCCCGGGTTGAGTTTTCGGAAGGCTCAGCAGAAGTTTTGGGGGATTTGTTCATGCGTTACCCTCCCGGAGATGGAGAGGGAGCCGAAGAAAGGATGGGTGAAGGTTGTCAAAATATTCAGAAAGCCCTTCGGAAGAAAGACCCCTTGTTCTGCAGAACTTCAATGGGCCGGGATGAAGTTGTAAAGAAAGCGGAAGCGCATGCTAAGATGAAAAACTCCAAG ATTACAGAGGACAGGCTTAAGCTACCAATGGCATCCTATAAGGATGTGGTAACTTCCGCAGTTGATTCTAACCAG GTTGTTCTTATATCTGGTGAAACTGGGTGCGGAAAGACCACACAG GTCCCGCAATATCTTTTGGACCATATGTGGGGTAAGGGTAAGCCATGTAAAATAGTGTGCACTCAACCGAGGCGTATCTCAGCAATATCAG TTGCTGAGAGAATCTCGTATGAAAGAGGGCAGAGTGTTGGCGGGGATATTGGATACAAG ATACGGTTGGAAAGCAAAGGTGGGAAGCACTCATCTGTTGTGTTCTGCACAAATGGGATTCTATTGAGGATTCTAATTTCCAGTGGCGGTGGTAGGTCAAAAACAGATGCATCGAATAAAGAAACCAAACGACAGGATCTCTCTGACATAACTCACATTATTATG GACGAAATTCATGAAAGGGATCGCCACTCTGATTTCATGCTGGCTATTCTCAG AGACATGCTTCCTTCACATCCTCATCTGCATCTG ATTTTGATGAGTGCAACTGTTGATGCGGAACGCTTTTCACAATATTTTGGTGGCTGCCCAGTTATCCGTGTCCCAGGGTTCACTTATCCT GTCAAAACTTTCTATTTGGAGGATGTATTGTCTATCTTGAGATCTGTTGAAAATAATCACTTAGAAAACCCTGCATTAGATACCTCAACCTCAGCCCATGATTTGTCAGAGGAAGATAAGCTTGCTTTAGATGAAGCAATTAGTTTGGCTTGGTCAGATGATGATTTTGATCCACTTCTAGAATTGGTTTCTACTAAAGGAACCTATAAAGTCTTTGATTACCAGCATTCTGTAACTGGACTTACACCATTAATGGTGTTTGCTGGAAAGGGTAGATTAGATTATGTTTGCATGCTGCTATCCTTTGGTGCAGACTGCCAATTACGGGCCAAGGATGGAACCACTGCATTAGAGTTGGCTGAGCAGCTAGACCAATTAGAATCTGCTCGAATGTTGAAAGAGCATATGGAAAGTGCTCTTACTAACTCCATGGAACAACAAAATTTGCTCGAGAAATATCTCAAATATTTTAATCCCGAGAATATTGACTTCATTCTTATCGAGCAATTGTTAACAAAAATTTGTAGTGATTCAAAAGATGGAGCTATTCTTGTCTTTCTTCCAGGGTGGGATGACATAAATAAAACGCGGGACAGATTACTCATGAATCCATATTTCAGAGATCCTTCCAAGTGTGTGATTATCCCTCTACATTCAAGTGTTCCCGCTGCTGAACAAAAGAAGGTCTTCAGCCGTCCACCTAGTGGTTGCCGAAAAATTGTTCTTTCAACCAATATTGCTGAAACTGCAGTCACCATTGATGATGTGGTTTATGTTATAGACACTGGTCGGATGAAAGAAAAAAATTATGATCCTTTTAATAATGTTTCAACTCTTCAATCTTCTTGGGTGTCGAAAGCGAGTGCCAAGCAGCGACAGGGGCGTGCGGGCCGTTGTCAACCTGGAATCTGTTATCATCTTTACTCTAAACTTCGAGCAGCTACACTGTCAGATTTTCAGGTGCCTGAGATTAGGAGAATGCCAATTGAGGAACTTTGCCTTCAG GTGAAGTTGCTTGATCCGGATTGCAAGATAGACGAGTTCCTAAACAAGACACTGGATCCTCCTCAATCTGAGACCATACAGAATGCGATTTCTGTTCTTCAGGATATTGGGGCTTTGTCGGTGGAGGAAAGCCTTACAGAACTTGGGGAAAAGCTAGGTTCTTTACCTGTTCATCCATTGACGAGCAAGATGCTATTCTTTGCTATACTGATGAACTGTCTCGACCCAGCTTTAACCCTGGCCTGTGCTGCTGACTACAAGGATCCATTCATTCTTCCTATGGAGTCTGAGGAAAAGGAGAAAGCTCTTGATGCTAAGGCTGAACTTTGTTCGTTGTACGGTGGCCATAGTGATCAGCTGGCACTCATAGCAGCATTTGACTGCTGGAAGATTGCACAAGAACAGGGTAGGGAGAGTCGCTTCTGTGCCAGATACTTTGTCTCTGGAAGTACCATGCATATGCTATCTGGTATGCGGAATCAACTCCAAACGGAGCTAATTAGGCTGGGGTTTATTCCTGAGGATGTGTCAAGATGTAGCTTGAATGCACACAATCCAGGTATAATCAACGCTGTCCTGGTGGCTGGTTTGTATCCCATGTTGGGAAGAGTGCTTTCTACTACTAAGGGTGGAAAAAGAAAAGGAACCTTTATAGAGATTCCTAATGGTAGTAATGTTCGTTTGCACACTCGGTCTACTATTTCGAAATTAGAGTTCAATCCACGTGGTGGTCCTCCATTGGTTGTGTATGATGAGATAACCCGTGGGGATGGGGGTTCGAGCATACGAAACTGTAGTGTGGTTGGGCCACTTCCAGTATTATTGCTGGCAGCAGAAATAGCTGTTGCTCCAGCCAATGATGACGAGGGAAGTGATGTTGATGATAATGATCATGGAAGTGATGAAGATGCAATGGAGATTGATTGCAAGTCGGGTGGACAGCACGAAGAGAAGATTATGTCTTTACCTGATAAATCTGTGATGATTATAGTGGATGGGTGGCTTTATTTTCAGTCGAAAGCTCTTGACGTTGCTCAGATATATTGCTTGAGGGAACGCCTGTCTGCGGCAATACTGTTCAAG GTTACTCATGCAAAGGAAGTTTTGCCTCCTGATCTTGGGGAGTCTATTTATGCTATAGCCTGTGTTCTATCTTATGATGGTCAATCTGGGATTCCATTGCAAAAGTCAAACCAGGTTCCCGTCTCAAATGGAACTGTAAAGTTGAGCGATTACCCTCCCAGTGTTCCGTCACCACGGGTTTCCAGAAACAGAATCCGGCCGTCCCCGTCACAAGTTCCAGTTGGAAAGGTAAACGTTAAAGTGAAAAAGAAGAAAGCAGCGGAATTGAAGCAGCCATTAGTTCAGAGTGCTCCCAGGAAGCCTTTACCACAAGCTACTGATGCAAAGTTGAGTAACGACCCATCAATTCAAAGTGTTCCCCCACCACCCGGTTCAAACACAACCTTGCCGCCCCCGTCGCAAGTTCCAGTCCCGGTAGGTCCTGTCGCAGGAAACAAACGGAAGAAGCGCCGGAATCAGGCCGGTTAA
- the LOC101293410 gene encoding oxygen-evolving enhancer protein 2, chloroplastic-like, with amino-acid sequence MASTACFLHHHALTTSTAARSSSSQRQVVSIKPNQVVICRAQKQSVQEEDGGAISRRLALTLLIGGAALSTKVAPADAAYGESANIFGKPKTSTDFLPYAGEGFKVSIPAKWNPSKEVEFPGQVLRYEDNFDVTSNLTVTINPTDKKSITDFGSPEQFLTQVDYLLGKQAYFGKTDSEGGFDSGAVATANILESSTQTIDGKPYYFISVLTRTADGDEGGKHQLITATVKDGKLYICKAQAGDKRWFKGAKKFVENSVTSFSVA; translated from the exons ATGGCCTCAACTGCATGCTTTTTGCACCACCATGCACTCACTACTTCCACTGCCGCTAGGTCTTCCTCGTCCCAGCGCCAAGTGGTGAGCATCAAGCCTAACCAGGTTGTGATCTGCAGGGCTCAGAAGCAGTCTGTCCAGGAGGAAGACGGCGGCGCTATCTCTCGCCGTTTGGCTCTTACCCTCCTCATTGGTGGCGCTGCCCTTAGCACCAAGGTTGCACCTGCTGATGCTGCCTACGGTGAATCTG CCAATATTTTCGGAAAGCCGAAGACGTCAACAGATTTCTTGCCATATGCTGGAGAAGGGTTCAAGGTGTCTATCCCTGCAAAGTGGAACCCCAGCAAAGAGGTGGAGTTCCCTGGTCAAGTTCTGAGATACGAGGACAACTTCGATGTTACCAGCAACTTGACTGTCACAATTAACCCAACTGACAAGAAGTCCATCACCGACTTTGGTAGCCCTGAACAATTCCTCACCCAG GTGGACTATTTGCTAGGCAAACAAGCCTACTTCGGAAAGACTGATTCTGAG GGAGGTTTCGACTCGGGTGCTGTGGCCACAGCCAACATATTGGAATCTTCAACCCAAACAATTGATGGCAAACCATACTACTTCATCTCTGTGTTAACAAGGACAGCTGATGGAGATGAAGGTGGTAAGCACCAACTGATCACTGCCACCGTGAAGGACGGCAAGCTTTACATCTGCAAGGCCCAAGCTGGAGACAAGAGGTGGTTCAAGGGAGCAAAGAAGTTCGTCGAGAACAGTGTAACCTCTTTCAGTGTTGCCTAA
- the LOC101292523 gene encoding WD repeat-containing protein 26-like, producing the protein MGGVGDEEPASKRMKVSPGDLRGLSNGSSYTEPVAGSSRDLMARPLTSQGDEEVVGSKGVIKRVEFVRLIAKALYSLGYNKSGARLEEESGIPLHSPVVNLFMEQILNGNWDESVVTLQKIGLSDENIAKSASFLILEQKFLELLDEKKDMDALKTLRTEIAPLCINASRVHELSSCIVSPSFVGSPGQSTVRAKSRPKLLEELQKLLPPTVMILERRLEHLVEQALVLQRDTCIFHNSLNEDMSLYTDHRCGRDQIPSRTVQVLQDHSDEVWFVQFSHNGKFLASSSSDKSAIIWEVDVNGWVSLKHRLVGHHKPVCSVSWSPDDRQLLTCGVEEVVRRWDVFTGECLHVYEKPGLGLLSCGWFPDGKWIFSGVTDKSICTWELEGKEVECWKGQRTSKISDLEITSDGKKILSTCRENAILLLDREAKVDILLEEDKPITSFSLSSDDKLLLVNLLNQEIHLWSIAGEVKLVAKYQGHKRTRFVIRSCFGGLEEAFIASGSEDSQVYVWHRCSGELIEVLPGHSGAVNSVSWNPKNPHMLASASDDRTIRIWGLNELKVKHKDAHSNGIHCCNGGS; encoded by the exons ATGGGAGGTGTGGGGGATGAAGAACCAGCCTCAAAACGCATGAAAGTATCCCCTGGAGACTTGAGAGGCCTTTCCAACGGTTCATCTTATACAGAGCCTGTAGCTGGCTCTTCAAGAGACTTGATGGCTCGGCCCCTAACATCCCAAGGGGACGAAGAGGTTGTTGGTTCAAAAGGTGTTATTAAGAGAGTTGAGTTTGTTCGACTAATAGCAAAGGCACTATATTCTCTTGGCTATAACAAAAGTGGTGCTCGTCTGGAGGAAGAGTCCGGAATACCTTTGCACTCTCCTGTGGTAAATCTATTTATGGAGCAAATTCTCAACGGAAATTGGGATGAAAGTGTTGTCACATTGCAGAAAATTGGTCTATCAGATGAAAATATCGCTAAATCTGCTTCCTTTCTGATATTGGAGCAGAAGTTTCTTGAACTTCTAGATGAGAAAAAGGACATGGATGCATTAAAGACATTGAGGACTGAGATTGCACCTCTTTGCATAAATGCTAGCAGAGTTCATGAGCTTTCATCGTGCATAGTTTCTCCTTCATTTGTTGGGTCCCCTGGTCAAAGCACTGTGAGGGCCAAGTCTCGGCCAAAGTTATTGGAGGAATTACAGAAGCTGCTCCCCCCAACTGTTATGATACTTGAAAGAAGGTTGGAACATTTAGTTGAACAAGCCCTCGTCTTGCAGCGTGATACTTGCATCTTTCACAACTCTTTGAACGAGGACATGTCTTTGTACACCGATCATCGGTGTGGGAGAGATCAGATTCCTTCTCGAACAGTGCAG GTATTACAAGACCACAGTGATGAAGTCTGGTTTGTTCAATTTTCACACAATGGGAAGTTCTTGGCTTCATCGTCAAGTGATAAATCAGCTATTATATGGGAG GTTGATGTGAATGGCTGGGTGTCGTTAAAGCATAGGCTAGTCGGTCACCATAAACCGGTTTGCTCTGTTTCATGGAGTCCTGATGACCGTCAGCTCCTCACTTGTGGAGTGGAGGAGGTTGTTAGGCGTTGGGATGTCTTTACTGGTGAATGCCTCCATGTTTATGAAAAACCTGGCCTTGGTCTATTGTCGTGTGGATGGTTTCCAGATGGGAAATGGATATTCTCTGGTGTCACTGACAAGAGTATCTGCACGTGGGAGTTAGAAGGGAAAGAGGTAGAGTGTTGGAAAGGGCAGCGAACTTCAAAAATCTCTGATTTGGAAATAACTAGTGATGGAAAGAAAATATTAAGTACTTGCAGAGAAAATGCTATATTGCTACTTGACAGGGAAGCCAAAGTTGACATACTACTTGAAGAGGATAAACCTATAACTTCTTTTTCTCTTTCAAGCGATGATAAGTTATTGTTGGTTAATCTTTTGAACCAAGAAATTCATCTGTGGAGCATAGCAGGTGAAGTCAAGCTTGTTGCCAAGTACCAAGGTCACAAACGCACCCGATTTGTCATCAGGTCTTGTTTTGGTGGACTTGAAGAAGCTTTCATTGCTAGTGGTAGTGAGGACTCACAG GTTTATGTATGGCATAGATGCTCAGGGGAGCTAATAGAAGTATTGCCAGGGCATTCCGGAGCTGTTAATTCTGTCAGCTGGAATCCAAAAAACCCACACATGTTGGCCTCAGCTAGTGATGACCGTACAATTCGAATATGGGGACTAAATGAGTTAAAAGTAAAACACAAGGATGCACACAGCAATGGCATCCATTGTTGCAATGGGGGAAGTTGA